From a single Nostoc edaphicum CCNP1411 genomic region:
- a CDS encoding prohibitin family protein, translated as MSFIVSLVTSLIAILVYLNTHSISGERSRLAIRTIMMLIGSIAVLNSFSRLLVIVPPGNVGVVNLFGEVPETTLNPGVHLLNPFSKVLNFSTRLKDIKENIDATSQEGLSLNLDVSLQYKLDPQKAATVYKTIGTDETQLVISRFRSTVRAITANYPANAIYSTKRQEIAQKIDQQLTKEIPALGFIVEEALLRNIKMPDTLQAAIQNKLKTEQENQQMKFVLEKERQEAERKLIEARGIADSQKIISGGLSNQVLQLRAIEATEKLAQSNNSKLVIIGSEKGSLPIMIQP; from the coding sequence ATGAGTTTTATAGTCTCTCTTGTCACTAGCCTAATTGCAATTCTCGTCTATCTCAATACACATAGCATCTCTGGTGAAAGATCACGTTTAGCTATACGCACAATTATGATGTTGATTGGCAGTATTGCAGTACTGAATTCTTTTTCTAGGCTTTTGGTGATTGTCCCACCTGGTAATGTCGGTGTCGTCAATTTATTTGGTGAGGTTCCCGAAACTACTCTTAACCCTGGTGTCCACTTGCTGAATCCCTTTAGCAAGGTGCTGAATTTTTCTACTCGCCTTAAGGATATAAAGGAAAATATAGATGCGACATCCCAAGAAGGTTTGAGCCTAAATCTTGATGTTAGTCTTCAGTACAAGCTAGATCCGCAAAAGGCAGCTACAGTCTATAAAACAATTGGAACTGATGAAACACAACTGGTGATTTCCAGATTCCGCTCTACTGTCCGCGCTATCACGGCAAACTACCCAGCCAATGCTATTTACTCTACCAAACGCCAAGAAATTGCCCAAAAAATTGACCAACAACTCACCAAAGAAATACCGGCTTTGGGTTTCATCGTTGAGGAAGCTCTTTTACGAAACATCAAAATGCCTGATACTCTACAAGCTGCAATTCAAAACAAACTCAAGACAGAGCAAGAAAATCAGCAGATGAAATTTGTTTTAGAGAAAGAGCGTCAAGAGGCAGAACGAAAGCTTATCGAAGCGCGAGGTATAGCTGATTCTCAAAAAATTATCTCAGGTGGACTTAGCAACCAAGTGCTACAATTACGAGCGATTGAAGCCACAGAAAAGCTAGCTCAATCTAATAATTCTAAGCTTGTAATTATTGGTTCGGAAAAAGGCTCATTGCCTATTATGATCCAGCCATAA
- a CDS encoding elongation factor G yields MNEKVKSGSRNVAIVGPYLSGKTTLLESLLFVTGAISRKGNVKDSNTVGDSAAESRDRHMSVEVSAASTEYNGIRFTFIDCPGSVEFAQETYNALIGVDAAIVVCEPIRERVLTLAPLFKFLDDWEIPHLVFVNKMDRANIHVLETLHALKAVSSRPLVAHQYPIMNGEQLTGFIDMVSEQAYQYHPGAPADPIPFPESLKEEEHIARAEMLEALANFDDHLLEELLEDIEPPQEEILKDLKMELGADLVVPVFFGVTEQDYGVRPLLEALLREAPEPETTAERRLKNIKGDTPLAQVLKTYYTPQGGKLSLVRVWRGKLTDGIVLNGIRTGGIYRLMGQQQQLVNQVSAGEIVALSRLEGIKTGDTVSTEQQSAIELPKAVQLEPVYALAITPEKRNDEVKLSGAITKLLEEDCSLAWEQHGDTHEVILWGQGEIHLQVTLDRLRRKYNLPMTTHLPQVPYKETIRKTVASVHGRYKHQSGGHGQFGDVFLDIKPLPRGTGFNFNETIVGGVVPKQYIPGVEMGVREFLTHGPLGFPMVDLAVTLTNGSYHNVDSSEQAFKQAARLAMQTGILQAEPTLLEPILRVEVTTPSEFTSKVLQLLSGRRGQILGYEGRHDWQGWDNVAAYLPQAEMQNFIVELRSLTLGVGSFHWEYDHLQEVPEKLAERVIHNNGNGGNGNGK; encoded by the coding sequence ATGAACGAAAAAGTAAAATCGGGTTCGCGGAATGTTGCAATTGTCGGGCCTTATTTAAGTGGAAAAACCACTTTACTAGAAAGCTTGTTATTTGTCACAGGGGCAATTTCTCGGAAAGGCAATGTTAAGGACAGCAATACAGTGGGAGATAGTGCTGCCGAGTCGCGCGATCGCCACATGAGTGTAGAAGTCAGCGCTGCTAGCACTGAGTATAACGGCATTCGCTTCACTTTTATTGACTGTCCGGGAAGCGTAGAATTTGCCCAAGAAACGTACAATGCTTTAATCGGAGTCGATGCAGCAATTGTAGTTTGCGAACCCATCCGCGAACGAGTCCTTACCCTCGCCCCTCTATTTAAATTCCTCGACGATTGGGAAATTCCCCACCTCGTCTTCGTCAACAAAATGGATCGGGCAAATATTCACGTTTTGGAAACGTTGCACGCCCTGAAAGCAGTATCTAGCCGTCCGCTAGTAGCGCATCAATATCCCATCATGAACGGGGAACAACTCACCGGCTTTATTGATATGGTGAGCGAACAGGCATATCAATATCACCCAGGCGCACCTGCTGATCCTATTCCCTTCCCAGAAAGTTTAAAAGAAGAAGAACATATAGCACGGGCAGAAATGCTCGAAGCCCTAGCAAATTTTGACGACCATTTACTCGAAGAACTTTTAGAAGACATTGAACCACCCCAAGAGGAAATCCTCAAAGATTTAAAAATGGAATTAGGGGCAGATTTAGTAGTGCCCGTTTTCTTTGGTGTAACAGAACAAGATTATGGTGTTAGACCTTTATTAGAAGCCTTGTTACGGGAAGCCCCCGAACCAGAAACCACAGCAGAACGTCGTCTAAAAAACATCAAAGGTGATACACCTTTAGCGCAGGTATTAAAAACTTACTACACTCCCCAAGGTGGAAAACTCTCTCTCGTGCGTGTTTGGCGGGGCAAATTAACTGATGGTATTGTCCTCAATGGCATTCGCACAGGTGGAATTTACCGCCTCATGGGACAACAACAGCAGTTAGTTAACCAAGTTAGTGCTGGTGAAATTGTTGCATTGAGCCGTTTAGAAGGAATTAAAACAGGCGATACAGTCTCTACAGAACAGCAATCTGCAATAGAATTACCCAAAGCTGTACAGTTGGAACCTGTGTATGCCCTCGCCATTACACCAGAAAAGCGCAACGATGAAGTTAAACTCAGTGGTGCCATTACCAAGTTATTAGAAGAAGACTGTTCACTTGCTTGGGAACAACACGGCGATACTCACGAAGTTATCTTGTGGGGTCAAGGCGAAATTCATTTACAAGTCACCCTAGACAGACTGCGCCGCAAATATAATCTGCCGATGACAACCCACTTACCGCAAGTACCTTACAAAGAAACCATCCGCAAAACAGTGGCTTCAGTTCATGGGCGCTACAAACATCAAAGTGGTGGTCACGGGCAGTTTGGTGATGTTTTTCTCGACATCAAACCCCTACCACGCGGTACAGGCTTTAATTTCAATGAAACCATTGTGGGTGGCGTGGTTCCTAAACAGTATATTCCTGGGGTGGAAATGGGCGTGCGGGAATTTCTGACACATGGGCCTTTGGGCTTCCCAATGGTGGATTTGGCGGTAACTCTGACTAATGGTTCCTATCACAACGTTGATAGTTCCGAACAAGCCTTTAAACAAGCTGCCCGATTGGCAATGCAAACGGGGATACTCCAAGCAGAACCTACCCTGTTAGAACCAATTCTGCGGGTGGAAGTTACCACACCTAGCGAATTTACCTCCAAAGTTCTGCAACTTTTGAGTGGTAGACGAGGGCAAATTTTAGGCTATGAGGGCAGACACGATTGGCAAGGTTGGGATAATGTAGCTGCATACTTGCCACAAGCAGAGATGCAAAACTTTATTGTAGAACTGCGATCGCTCACTCTTGGCGTTGGTTCCTTCCACTGGGAATATGACCATCTCCAGGAAGTGCCGGAAAAGCTTGCCGAACGTGTCATTCACAACAATGGTAATGGTGGTAACGGCAACGGTAAGTGA
- a CDS encoding tetratricopeptide repeat protein, with product MALSFFKYRIAGLVSLTLLIVSISSPSLSLSPPLASKLAQSNPKTAIDWLNQGLQAIQAGRVQDAIAAFKQATQLDPALAPAHYNLGLAFRQTGQLQPSADAFYRATQADPKFAPAFANLGGALLEGNNLQLANDYLQRAVELDPKLGFAHYNLGLVQEQQRDCERAIASFRKAIEYSKNAPEPPYHLGMCYLQQGKLDQARNAFNQAVKINPKYPEAYYNLGSIWFQQRKLQEALEAFRKSAEANSNYPNAYYGAGLVFMQLQQYGDAVQVFQFARDLYNAQGNPQWAKNAEQLLQQAQNLNYQPR from the coding sequence ATGGCATTATCATTCTTTAAATATCGCATAGCAGGGTTAGTAAGTTTAACTTTGCTGATTGTTAGTATTTCCTCTCCCTCTCTTTCTCTATCTCCTCCTCTCGCCTCAAAGCTGGCACAATCTAATCCTAAAACTGCTATAGACTGGTTAAACCAAGGCTTACAGGCAATTCAGGCGGGAAGGGTACAAGATGCGATCGCAGCCTTTAAACAAGCAACGCAATTAGATCCAGCATTAGCACCAGCGCACTATAATTTAGGGCTAGCATTCAGACAAACGGGACAATTACAACCCTCTGCGGATGCATTTTATCGAGCGACGCAAGCCGATCCTAAATTTGCTCCAGCTTTTGCGAATTTAGGTGGTGCGTTATTAGAAGGGAATAATTTACAGTTAGCGAACGATTACCTGCAACGCGCCGTAGAACTTGATCCCAAACTAGGATTTGCCCACTATAACTTAGGGTTGGTACAAGAACAGCAACGAGATTGTGAACGAGCGATCGCATCTTTTAGAAAAGCCATAGAATATAGCAAGAATGCACCAGAACCTCCTTATCATTTGGGGATGTGTTATCTCCAACAAGGCAAACTCGATCAAGCTAGAAATGCCTTTAATCAGGCAGTAAAGATTAATCCGAAATATCCCGAAGCTTACTACAATCTCGGCTCAATTTGGTTTCAGCAACGCAAATTACAAGAAGCATTAGAAGCTTTTAGAAAATCAGCCGAAGCTAACTCTAACTATCCCAACGCTTATTATGGTGCTGGGTTAGTTTTTATGCAGTTACAGCAATATGGAGATGCAGTACAAGTATTCCAATTTGCTAGAGATTTATACAATGCTCAGGGAAATCCCCAATGGGCAAAAAATGCCGAGCAATTGTTGCAACAAGCACAAAATTTAAATTACCAACCTCGCTGA
- a CDS encoding phosphate-starvation-inducible PsiE family protein encodes MYMQKRQKSRFLFSDRWLDRQSIVRNMEAFQDLIVIVLCLGLFAVMLIQLWGLLMALMQPLDYKYVTAKILFVLILVELFRLLMVYLQEHSISVGVAVEVTIVSLLREVVVHGALEISWVNTLAICGLLFVLGGLLVVCAKTPHMDCMSANTKFCPVVYRGGRERKNDEFEFEYSRQCDEKQPLG; translated from the coding sequence ATGTACATGCAAAAGCGCCAGAAAAGTCGATTTTTATTTAGCGATCGCTGGCTTGATCGGCAATCAATTGTTCGCAACATGGAAGCCTTTCAAGACCTAATTGTGATTGTTTTGTGTTTGGGTTTGTTTGCCGTCATGCTGATCCAATTGTGGGGTTTACTTATGGCCCTCATGCAGCCACTGGATTATAAATATGTGACTGCAAAAATACTATTTGTGTTGATTTTAGTCGAGTTATTCCGACTATTAATGGTCTATTTGCAAGAACATAGTATCTCTGTAGGAGTAGCGGTTGAGGTAACGATTGTATCTCTACTGCGAGAGGTAGTAGTTCACGGAGCGCTGGAAATTTCTTGGGTTAATACGCTGGCAATTTGTGGTTTGTTATTTGTTCTGGGTGGACTATTAGTGGTGTGTGCTAAGACGCCACACATGGATTGTATGAGCGCTAACACTAAGTTTTGTCCGGTTGTGTATAGAGGAGGTAGGGAACGGAAAAATGATGAGTTTGAATTCGAGTATTCACGTCAATGTGATGAGAAGCAACCGCTTGGATAA
- a CDS encoding methylenetetrahydrofolate reductase: protein MHHTHSHTAFRRAVQAGEFLVTAEVAPPKGGDPAHMIQMAATLKGRVHAVNVTDGSRAVLRMSSLMASVILSQNGIEPICQIACRDRNRIGLQADLMGAHALGIRNILALTGDPVKAGDHPDAKAVFDLEAVRLLQLIRKMNQGVDCNEKPLTDGALDLFVGAAVDPQCKSWSGLQSRFERKIEAGAQFFQSQLITDFEQLEKFMDTIAAGYKKPILAGIFLLKSAKNAQFINRCVPGVNIPQHIIDRLAKAKDPFEEGIKIAAEQVQIARQLCQGVHMMAVKREDAIAPILDLAGVAPLNQLVSK, encoded by the coding sequence ATGCATCACACCCATAGCCACACAGCCTTTCGCAGAGCTGTACAAGCAGGTGAATTTCTAGTTACCGCCGAGGTAGCACCGCCAAAAGGGGGAGATCCAGCGCACATGATTCAAATGGCGGCGACTCTTAAGGGAAGGGTTCATGCTGTCAATGTTACTGATGGTAGCCGCGCAGTATTACGGATGTCTTCGTTAATGGCGTCGGTAATTTTGTCACAAAACGGTATAGAGCCGATTTGTCAAATTGCTTGCCGCGATCGCAACCGCATTGGTTTACAAGCTGATTTGATGGGCGCTCATGCTTTAGGTATCCGTAACATTTTAGCTTTGACTGGCGACCCAGTAAAAGCAGGTGATCATCCAGATGCCAAAGCAGTGTTTGATTTAGAAGCTGTGCGACTGCTACAACTAATTCGGAAGATGAATCAAGGCGTTGATTGCAACGAAAAACCCTTGACTGATGGAGCGTTAGATTTATTTGTTGGTGCGGCAGTAGATCCGCAATGTAAGAGTTGGTCAGGTTTGCAAAGTCGATTTGAACGCAAAATTGAAGCTGGAGCGCAGTTTTTTCAAAGTCAGTTGATTACCGATTTTGAGCAGTTAGAAAAGTTTATGGATACCATTGCTGCTGGTTATAAAAAACCAATTTTGGCAGGAATTTTTCTGTTGAAATCGGCAAAAAATGCCCAGTTTATTAATAGATGTGTTCCAGGTGTAAATATTCCCCAACATATTATTGATAGATTGGCAAAAGCCAAAGATCCTTTTGAGGAAGGGATAAAAATTGCCGCCGAGCAAGTGCAAATAGCGCGGCAATTGTGTCAGGGTGTCCACATGATGGCAGTAAAACGCGAAGATGCGATCGCGCCCATTTTAGATTTGGCTGGGGTTGCTCCCCTTAATCAATTGGTATCCAAGTAA
- the trpS gene encoding tryptophan--tRNA ligase, whose translation MGKQRVLSGIQPTGNYHLGNYLGAIRNWVEGQSEYENYLFVADLHAITVPHDPKQLAADTYTLAALYLACGLDLNHSTIFVQSHVSAHSELTWLLNCITPLNWLQDMIQFKEKAVKQGENVSAGLLDYPVLMAADILLYQADKVPVGEDQKQHLELTRDIAARLNHQFGKPDKPVLKLPDPLIRKEGARVMSLADGTRKMSKSDPSELSWISLLDSPEQIQYKIKRCKTDPIRGLTFDDPARPECNNLLTLYTLLSGKKKEDVAVECQDMGWGQFKPLLTDTIIEYLKPIQEKYQSVTEDKSYLESVLRDGGEKARAIANQTLSQVKAALGYSLPL comes from the coding sequence ATGGGCAAGCAACGTGTTCTTTCTGGAATTCAACCAACCGGCAATTACCATCTAGGTAACTACTTGGGAGCCATTCGCAACTGGGTAGAAGGTCAGAGCGAATACGAAAATTACCTTTTTGTGGCTGATTTGCACGCGATTACAGTGCCACACGATCCAAAACAGTTGGCAGCTGATACCTACACTCTTGCTGCTCTCTATCTAGCTTGTGGTCTTGATTTAAATCACTCCACCATCTTTGTGCAATCCCACGTTTCGGCCCACAGCGAACTCACCTGGTTGCTCAACTGCATTACACCTCTAAACTGGCTGCAAGATATGATCCAGTTCAAGGAAAAGGCTGTTAAGCAGGGAGAAAATGTCAGTGCAGGTTTATTAGATTACCCTGTGCTGATGGCAGCTGATATTTTGCTTTATCAAGCGGATAAAGTGCCAGTTGGTGAAGACCAAAAGCAACACTTGGAATTGACACGGGATATTGCAGCTCGGTTAAATCACCAATTTGGTAAACCAGATAAACCAGTTCTGAAGTTACCAGACCCTTTGATTCGCAAGGAAGGGGCAAGAGTGATGAGTTTAGCGGACGGTACACGTAAAATGTCGAAGTCTGATCCTTCGGAGTTAAGCTGGATAAGTTTGCTAGATTCACCAGAACAGATTCAATACAAGATTAAGCGTTGTAAAACTGATCCGATTCGGGGGCTGACTTTTGATGATCCAGCGCGGCCAGAGTGTAATAATTTGTTAACCCTGTACACATTACTGTCTGGCAAGAAAAAGGAAGATGTGGCCGTTGAGTGTCAGGATATGGGTTGGGGACAATTCAAGCCATTGTTGACGGACACAATTATTGAGTATCTGAAACCAATTCAAGAAAAATATCAGTCGGTAACAGAAGATAAAAGCTATTTAGAGTCTGTGTTGCGGGATGGAGGGGAAAAAGCTAGAGCGATCGCAAATCAAACTTTATCACAAGTAAAAGCTGCTTTAGGATACTCTCTTCCTCTATAA
- a CDS encoding B12-binding domain-containing radical SAM protein produces the protein MKVLLLYPRFPKTFWSYDEFMKMAGLKAFIPPLGILTVAAMLPTNWEVRFYDRNVNQETDADWQWCDMVILSAMLAQKEDFLAQIHKAAQLGKKVAVGGPYPTSVPEPAQKAGANYLILDEGEITVPQFLDAIAKGKEQGTFRALEKPDVTQSPIPRFDLLKRDDYLMMAIQFSRGCPFECEFCDIINLYGRKPRTKEPSQTLAELQTLYDLGWRGSLFVVDDNFIGNKRNVKRLLQELIPWMQERNYPFTFLTEASVNLAEDPELLELMAKAGFYSVFLGIETPDQDSLQVTRKFQNTRNPLLEACRTINQAGLLIYAGFIIGFDGEKAGAGERIQAFIEETSIPQPMLGILQAIPNTALWERLKREERLLEGFGGTEVGDQNSLMNFVPTRPIAEVAKEYLEAIWRMYEPKNYLRRCFEQCLKITPNPQLQQTMYFPPGKGLRLLTQLLWRQGWQRQEIRGQFWQQLWAILRTKPQFVNMYLGLCAAGEHFWEYRLLARERITKQLGFDPLTTPTPVEKPLVTI, from the coding sequence ATGAAAGTACTCTTACTTTACCCCCGCTTTCCCAAAACCTTTTGGTCTTACGACGAATTCATGAAAATGGCGGGACTTAAAGCATTTATTCCACCGCTAGGGATTTTGACTGTTGCGGCTATGCTACCAACAAATTGGGAAGTTCGGTTTTATGACCGCAATGTTAACCAAGAAACGGATGCTGATTGGCAATGGTGCGACATGGTAATTCTTTCTGCGATGCTTGCACAGAAAGAAGACTTTCTTGCCCAAATTCACAAAGCAGCGCAACTGGGGAAAAAAGTTGCTGTGGGCGGCCCTTATCCAACATCAGTGCCAGAACCTGCCCAAAAAGCAGGAGCTAACTATTTGATTTTAGATGAAGGAGAGATTACAGTTCCGCAATTTTTAGATGCGATCGCTAAAGGTAAAGAACAAGGAACTTTTCGCGCTCTTGAAAAACCAGATGTAACCCAAAGCCCCATCCCTCGCTTTGATTTACTCAAGCGAGATGATTACTTAATGATGGCAATCCAATTTTCTCGCGGTTGTCCTTTTGAATGCGAATTCTGTGACATCATCAATTTATACGGTCGCAAACCACGCACTAAAGAACCCAGTCAAACCCTAGCAGAACTCCAAACCCTCTATGACTTGGGCTGGCGTGGATCTCTGTTCGTAGTAGATGATAACTTCATTGGCAATAAACGCAATGTAAAACGCCTCTTGCAAGAATTAATCCCCTGGATGCAAGAACGCAATTATCCCTTCACCTTCCTGACTGAAGCTTCCGTCAACCTCGCAGAAGATCCTGAGCTATTAGAACTAATGGCGAAAGCTGGCTTCTATTCAGTCTTTTTAGGTATTGAAACACCAGATCAAGACAGCCTACAAGTCACTCGCAAGTTTCAAAATACCCGCAATCCCCTGTTAGAAGCCTGTCGTACCATCAATCAAGCTGGATTGTTAATCTATGCAGGATTTATCATTGGTTTTGATGGAGAAAAGGCTGGCGCTGGGGAGCGAATTCAAGCTTTTATTGAAGAAACCAGCATTCCTCAACCGATGCTAGGTATACTGCAAGCTATTCCCAATACTGCCCTCTGGGAAAGACTAAAACGAGAAGAGCGATTATTAGAAGGATTTGGAGGTACGGAGGTGGGGGATCAGAATTCCTTAATGAATTTTGTTCCTACCCGGCCGATAGCTGAAGTTGCTAAAGAATATTTAGAGGCAATTTGGAGAATGTACGAACCTAAAAACTATCTCCGACGTTGTTTTGAACAATGCCTGAAGATTACACCTAATCCGCAACTACAGCAGACAATGTATTTTCCTCCTGGTAAAGGACTGCGACTACTTACACAATTACTTTGGCGACAAGGCTGGCAACGGCAGGAAATTCGGGGCCAATTTTGGCAACAGCTTTGGGCTATTCTCCGTACCAAGCCGCAATTTGTGAATATGTATTTGGGTTTATGCGCTGCTGGTGAGCATTTTTGGGAATACCGCCTTTTAGCCAGAGAGCGGATTACTAAGCAATTAGGATTTGATCCCCTAACCACGCCTACCCCTGTTGAAAAACCATTAGTCACAATTTGA
- a CDS encoding calcium-binding protein, whose product MRIIFTIAHFFKPSSEGRHASQHKDPQPRLQALTKSLTALHQLFGKSQSIINIAQRLAFPANQPQAHELDIVICTTKDNHLLNQLPLPSHLYKHHSTNVEPLLLGFECQAVLQSCLGQYDYCCFLEDDLIIHDPWFFIKLNWFTQQAGDLNLLQPNRYEISPYGLVNKAYIDGDLALRVTASFQNVQEQQELKGTIMNTPITFRRALNPHAGCYFLNANQMAHWANQTYFLDRDISFVGPLESAATLGIMKTFQIYKTSAEQASFLEIQHFGTGFLGLIGGKVSLAER is encoded by the coding sequence ATGCGAATTATTTTTACTATTGCCCATTTTTTTAAACCTAGTAGTGAAGGTCGTCATGCTTCTCAACACAAAGACCCGCAACCGCGTTTGCAGGCGTTAACTAAAAGCCTTACTGCTTTACACCAATTATTTGGCAAATCTCAAAGTATTATCAACATCGCTCAACGACTAGCTTTCCCTGCTAATCAGCCGCAGGCTCACGAACTAGATATTGTTATTTGTACAACTAAAGATAATCATCTTCTGAATCAGCTTCCCTTACCATCCCATTTATATAAGCATCATTCTACTAATGTAGAACCTCTGCTTTTAGGGTTTGAATGCCAAGCTGTTCTGCAAAGTTGTCTCGGTCAGTATGATTATTGCTGCTTCTTGGAAGATGACTTAATTATTCACGATCCTTGGTTTTTTATCAAATTAAACTGGTTTACTCAACAAGCAGGTGATTTAAATTTGCTCCAGCCAAATCGTTATGAAATCTCCCCTTACGGTTTAGTTAACAAAGCTTACATTGATGGGGATTTGGCTTTACGAGTAACGGCTTCTTTTCAAAATGTGCAGGAGCAACAAGAACTCAAGGGTACAATTATGAATACACCAATTACCTTTCGTCGTGCCCTCAATCCTCACGCAGGATGCTACTTTTTAAATGCCAATCAGATGGCTCACTGGGCTAATCAAACTTATTTTCTTGACCGGGATATTAGCTTTGTTGGGCCTTTAGAAAGTGCTGCAACTTTGGGAATTATGAAGACATTCCAAATTTACAAAACCTCCGCAGAACAAGCAAGTTTTTTGGAGATTCAGCACTTTGGAACAGGATTTCTGGGGTTAATTGGAGGAAAGGTGAGTTTGGCAGAAAGGTAA
- a CDS encoding glycosyltransferase family 4 protein: protein MKVLFLHPNFPSQFRNLATVLGKDPNCQVVFGTNRREGEIPGVFKAIYTPSREAAPQTHHYVRSLENAVLTAQAVYRVAEKLKAEGFVPDIVYGHSGWGPTLFMKDVFPKAELLCYFEWFYHAHGSDADFDPNEPLNADDECRIRVKNTPILTDLYSCDRGLSPTNWQRQQFPKEYHSKLTVIHDGVDTNYFVPKPGAKLVLPRINLDLSHVEELVTYVGRGMEPYRGFPQFMETVALLQQRRPKCHVVVVGEDRVAYGKNLPDGQTYKQLMLEKLSLDLSRLHFTDRLPYNEYLQVLQASYAHIYLTRPFVLSWSMLEVMAAGCLLVASKTQPVLEVVQDGVNGLLVDFFSPQDIANRVEEALNHPQEMNAIRANARATILKRYDLAKLLPQHLQWMFAGKSSESLKKRPSSKGFGRSH from the coding sequence ATGAAAGTTTTATTTTTACATCCCAATTTTCCCTCACAATTTCGCAACCTAGCGACAGTTTTAGGTAAAGATCCTAATTGCCAAGTTGTCTTTGGGACAAATCGTCGGGAAGGCGAAATACCTGGCGTTTTCAAAGCTATTTATACCCCTTCTCGTGAAGCGGCTCCCCAAACCCATCATTACGTTCGCAGCCTGGAAAACGCTGTTCTGACCGCTCAGGCTGTCTATCGCGTGGCAGAAAAATTAAAAGCTGAGGGTTTCGTACCTGATATAGTTTATGGTCATTCTGGTTGGGGGCCAACTTTATTTATGAAAGATGTTTTCCCCAAAGCAGAATTATTATGTTATTTCGAGTGGTTTTATCATGCTCACGGTTCGGATGCTGATTTTGATCCCAATGAACCACTCAATGCTGATGATGAATGCCGTATCCGCGTAAAAAATACGCCGATTTTGACTGATTTATATAGCTGCGATCGCGGTCTTTCTCCAACGAATTGGCAGCGGCAGCAGTTTCCCAAAGAATATCATAGCAAACTCACTGTAATTCATGATGGTGTTGATACCAATTATTTTGTTCCCAAACCAGGCGCAAAGTTAGTTTTACCAAGAATAAATCTTGACCTTTCTCATGTGGAAGAATTGGTAACTTATGTGGGACGAGGGATGGAACCTTATAGAGGTTTTCCGCAGTTTATGGAAACGGTGGCGCTACTTCAACAGCGAAGACCTAAGTGCCATGTAGTAGTTGTGGGAGAAGATCGAGTGGCTTATGGGAAGAATCTCCCCGATGGTCAGACTTATAAACAATTAATGCTGGAAAAATTATCTTTGGATTTATCGAGACTGCACTTTACAGATAGACTTCCTTATAATGAGTACCTTCAAGTTTTGCAAGCTTCTTATGCTCATATTTATTTAACCCGTCCTTTTGTTTTATCCTGGTCAATGTTGGAAGTAATGGCAGCAGGATGTTTACTAGTAGCTTCTAAGACTCAGCCAGTATTGGAAGTTGTACAGGATGGGGTAAATGGATTGCTGGTAGATTTCTTTTCTCCTCAAGATATTGCTAATAGAGTTGAAGAAGCGCTGAATCATCCTCAAGAGATGAATGCAATTAGGGCGAATGCACGAGCGACAATTCTGAAGCGTTATGATTTGGCGAAACTGTTACCACAGCATTTGCAATGGATGTTTGCTGGTAAAAGTTCTGAGAGTTTAAAAAAGCGCCCAAGTTCTAAAGGTTTTGGTAGGAGTCATTAG